In a genomic window of Acidobacteriota bacterium:
- a CDS encoding RNA polymerase sigma factor → MDEAEKRLRDLAREARDGNRQAFDLLIGHYQTRVMKTALYLTRNLADAEDVAQEVYIKIFRRLPQFKTVRELDGWIYRVTVNAARDAHRRRRIWSPLKELFAAEPSADPVLQREIRNRLLEALSGLSFNERATFIFKEFHELPTDEVALILGRKAATIRFYLHSARKKLRKSLGDFREHR, encoded by the coding sequence ATGGACGAGGCTGAAAAGAGGCTTCGGGATCTCGCTCGAGAGGCGCGGGATGGAAACCGCCAAGCCTTTGACCTGCTTATCGGTCATTACCAGACGAGAGTGATGAAAACAGCGCTCTATCTGACACGGAACTTGGCCGACGCAGAAGACGTGGCGCAGGAGGTGTACATCAAGATCTTCCGACGGTTGCCCCAATTCAAGACGGTTCGGGAGCTGGATGGGTGGATCTACCGGGTCACCGTCAATGCAGCACGCGACGCCCACCGGCGGCGGCGGATATGGAGCCCCTTGAAGGAATTGTTTGCAGCAGAGCCCTCCGCCGATCCTGTTCTGCAAAGAGAGATCCGAAATCGGCTCCTCGAAGCGCTTTCCGGCCTTTCGTTCAATGAACGAGCCACCTTCATCTTCAAGGAGTTCCATGAACTGCCGACGGACGAGGTGGCTCTGATCCTGGGCAGGAAGGCGGCGACCATTCGCTTTTATCTCCATAGCGCCAGGAAGAAGCTGCGGAAGTCATTGGGTGACTTCAGGGAACACCGATGA
- a CDS encoding TIGR03435 family protein, translated as MRTIYPSILVAVICGGLLGPACQLPPESLSDPQKESMVGGPAPGFNSGGALQILEGKDLALSSLLGQTVVFEFWATWCGPCVRIIPHWNGLVEKLSGKPISFISISADEDEDRLRGFLKTTPMRGVSAWDPDQEWFKAYQATPIPHTVIVDSAGRIAGITSPSNLTVAVLEKIMEGTPVNLPQKETIEANLEWDRTEIKWEDGIAPLTQVLIKPVSAMGTAASMYSPGSNRLVADGIFLKALIHLAFEVSPPYCDYRLFQSEQQYRVSAIVPKGQESRLLPLLRESLKSSFGLSVYWENQEKEVLVLKRLPREKSELRPSQAAKSSFWFMRGTLHGTKQTMESLCHAVAEWIGLPVIDETGLSGQYDWELPYQPGDPNVLIAALRKELGLVAEKSRRPIQVLVVENSGK; from the coding sequence ATGCGAACAATATACCCAAGCATTCTCGTTGCAGTCATTTGCGGGGGCCTTTTGGGACCCGCCTGTCAACTGCCGCCGGAGTCTTTGTCTGACCCACAAAAGGAGTCGATGGTTGGTGGCCCCGCTCCCGGGTTCAATTCGGGAGGTGCGCTTCAGATCCTTGAAGGAAAAGACTTGGCACTTTCATCTCTTCTCGGACAAACAGTGGTCTTCGAGTTTTGGGCAACATGGTGCGGCCCATGCGTCCGAATCATTCCTCACTGGAATGGGCTGGTTGAAAAGCTCTCCGGGAAGCCCATATCCTTCATCTCCATTTCGGCTGATGAAGACGAAGATCGACTTCGTGGATTCCTTAAGACAACACCCATGCGGGGCGTATCAGCCTGGGATCCAGACCAAGAATGGTTCAAGGCTTACCAGGCGACACCTATTCCCCACACTGTGATCGTCGATTCCGCGGGCAGAATCGCCGGAATCACTTCTCCTTCGAATCTGACTGTCGCGGTGTTGGAGAAGATCATGGAGGGTACGCCCGTCAATCTGCCCCAAAAAGAGACAATTGAGGCCAACCTCGAATGGGACCGGACAGAGATCAAGTGGGAAGACGGGATAGCGCCTCTGACGCAGGTTCTTATCAAACCTGTTTCCGCAATGGGAACGGCTGCCTCGATGTATTCTCCCGGGAGCAATCGCCTCGTTGCAGATGGGATATTTCTCAAGGCCTTGATTCATCTTGCTTTTGAAGTCTCTCCACCCTATTGCGATTACCGCTTGTTCCAATCAGAACAGCAATATCGCGTCTCTGCCATCGTGCCAAAGGGCCAAGAGTCTCGACTTCTACCTCTCCTGCGAGAGTCTCTGAAGAGCAGTTTTGGGTTGTCCGTCTACTGGGAAAATCAGGAGAAGGAAGTACTCGTTCTCAAACGGTTGCCTCGGGAGAAGAGTGAGCTTAGACCTTCACAAGCGGCGAAAAGCAGTTTCTGGTTTATGCGAGGCACCCTCCATGGAACCAAGCAGACTATGGAGAGCCTTTGCCACGCGGTGGCTGAGTGGATTGGACTGCCGGTCATAGATGAGACCGGACTGAGTGGCCAATACGATTGGGAACTTCCGTACCAACCAGGCGACCCGAATGTCTTGATAGCCGCCCTGCGCAAGGAACTGGGATTGGTAGCCGAAAAGTCTCGCCGCCCGATTCAGGTTCTGGTGGTCGAAAACTCTGGAAAATGA
- a CDS encoding MFS transporter: protein METGTAKAVMATPAMDRYNGRILILKSFLIYFAAPVVYIGIVQAALCDRLGASATVANLPASTYLLGSLAPLVLSWVIPHRWTRTTLVTAYLVTMSAFLMVLATLILPVSNTVRLWAVVGQGLIQGVSASVAHVYGFQCLKRGTTPKGRARALKWAYAVSPMAGVAGSLWAQFVLGGGIEGLSFPYDFGLLYLTGVPCMVAISILSSRYRLLDVQEEKPPNLLPYLWRSLRSFWTLRVLLLVWLAYFFWYLTINTMPNLSLFAREALNREPQELSGWMMALRFGFKCVGGFVLGVIAIRWGFRAPLLTCTGLVGAAVLWAWFIPGHLYLLAFGIMGAGELGGVYFPNYVISISSAADSTRNLAILGLVTPVSSLGPALHGGLADTLGFPASFLFGVTAALVSLTLILRLSPQATPVRRG, encoded by the coding sequence TTGGAGACCGGAACCGCTAAGGCCGTCATGGCGACGCCGGCCATGGACCGGTACAACGGCCGGATCCTGATCCTGAAGTCGTTCCTGATCTATTTCGCCGCTCCCGTCGTCTACATCGGCATCGTACAGGCGGCCCTCTGCGACCGCCTCGGCGCCAGCGCCACGGTGGCCAACCTGCCCGCCTCCACCTATCTCCTGGGTTCGTTGGCGCCCCTGGTCCTCTCATGGGTCATCCCTCACCGGTGGACCCGCACCACGCTGGTCACGGCCTACCTGGTCACCATGTCGGCCTTCCTGATGGTTCTCGCCACCTTGATCCTGCCCGTTTCCAATACCGTGCGGCTGTGGGCCGTCGTCGGGCAGGGCCTCATCCAGGGGGTGTCGGCGTCGGTGGCCCACGTCTACGGCTTCCAATGCCTGAAGCGCGGCACCACCCCCAAGGGGCGGGCCCGGGCGTTGAAGTGGGCCTACGCGGTGTCGCCGATGGCCGGGGTGGCCGGTTCCCTCTGGGCTCAATTCGTGCTGGGAGGAGGCATCGAGGGACTCTCCTTTCCCTATGACTTCGGCCTCCTCTACCTGACGGGCGTGCCCTGCATGGTGGCCATTTCCATCCTCTCCAGCCGGTACCGCCTGCTGGACGTGCAGGAGGAAAAGCCGCCCAACCTGCTCCCCTACCTCTGGCGGAGCCTTCGTTCCTTCTGGACCCTCCGGGTCCTGCTTCTGGTTTGGCTCGCATACTTCTTCTGGTATCTGACCATCAACACCATGCCCAACCTGTCGCTGTTCGCCCGCGAAGCCTTGAATCGGGAGCCGCAAGAGCTTTCGGGCTGGATGATGGCCCTCCGCTTCGGATTCAAGTGCGTGGGCGGATTCGTGCTGGGCGTGATCGCCATCCGGTGGGGATTTCGGGCGCCCCTGCTGACCTGCACCGGCCTGGTGGGCGCGGCCGTGCTCTGGGCCTGGTTCATCCCCGGACACCTCTACCTGCTGGCCTTCGGCATCATGGGCGCCGGAGAGTTGGGTGGCGTCTACTTCCCCAATTACGTCATCAGCATCTCGTCGGCCGCCGACTCCACCCGCAACCTGGCCATCCTCGGACTGGTGACTCCGGTGAGCAGCCTGGGCCCGGCCCTGCACGGCGGGCTCGCCGACACGCTCGGCTTTCCGGCCAGCTTCCTCTTCGGAGTGACGGCGGCACTGGTATCCCTGACGCTGATCCTGCGGCTCTCGCCCCAAGCGACGCCGGTCCGGCGGGGGTAA